The region TTTACTATGTGAGAGTTGTCGTTTGTTGTGTACCCTTTATGCAAACGTACCACattgagctttttttcttttttcttttttgcttgcaGATTGCTTAAGAGGATGCCAGACTCAGAGCTCACTGTGTGTATCTTAGTTGAGACATTTCTTTATTCTAaaacatttcataattttaaacatttaatgaaACTTAAGATTCAGGAAATAGACTTGAAATAAATCTTTtgccaaaatattttcaattaagaatgtttcttcttttatcctcatatttttgtttattaatgtGTGGATTGATTGTGCCTTGGTTCCTTTTCAAAAGAGATtgacaaagcttttaaaaagaaagacaaaaagacaccTGTTACATCTCAGTTCTGGATTTTccagaaaagaacacaaaaaggACACAAGTCGTGTCTAGTGAAGGGACTCTATAATTTTGGGAGACATGctcttttttcttatataaatggAGCATTAGATAAGATAATAATCTTTTATTTGACCTTGCAAAAGttagaaaatgtttttcatataGAAATTTCCTATTATTGACCCACTAGAGCAGCCGTGAttttaatattgatattttaacTTAGGAAATGTTAGTGCGTGTTCTTAGCTAGGATACATGGCTTGTTTGCTTTTCAGGAAAATGCTATGGCCTGAGTGGTAAATGTGGAGAGACTTGTATTTGGTGGGAAAATCATTATTTTGCAGCTATCATGAAAACTGGATCAGATTAAAACCATCAGATTTAGCTAAATGCTATCAAAAGGTTCAGGGAGGAAATCagcctgggggagggagagaagcaggaaagaggaggggacaTGTGTGATTGTAAATGATAAAGCACATGTGATAGAATGTTAACAGTAGGTGAATTAGGTAAAGGGTACGTGGACACTTTTGTAGGGTTTTTAACTTTTGCAACATACCTGTAGgttttgtaattccagcacttagagcTTGAAGCAggattttgagtttgagaccagtctagtctgtatagtgagttcaagataaACATCGaacccgccccccacacacaccaaaaagaaaaagaaaaaattgtgttAACATGCATGGTTTAGCTATGAAGCATTTGTATGAACCAACAAAGTAATAGAACTTTAGAGAATTTGTCCTACAAGCATAGTTAGCATACCCAAAGGTCATTTCTTCCAAATGTTGTTTACTCTCAGCTTCTTTAGAGTCCTTGGTCTAGTCGCTTTATGGTTGGATTGTCTACTGAGTGTTTAAAGGGCTAACACCCTGTTGTGATGtgaagagctgtgtgtgtgtagataacaAACCTGTGGTGAagtgttgaagcttgctttgtgttATCTATGCTCTTAGGAAGATAGATCAGAGAGGTACTTAAAgctactaacattttttttttcctcaagagaaCTTTAAAACAGTAGAAACCGTAGGAGAGGTGTTAAGTAAACATGCTCCCAATGCACAGAAGTTACAGAGAAAATAGTTTAGCCGGAATCGTCTCGTAGATATATCTTAGTAATTGGCTCCTTTCTGTGATAAAGGAGTCTGGCTTTTTATACcttttagaaaatgtaattttgaacAGAATTGCATGTTGATAGTCTTCCTGGAATAAATAAGCTGCAAAAGACAGAACAGCTAATTCTTCTCTTCAGTTAGGTTAGTAAGAGCcctttcaacaaacaaacaacaaacaaacatttttttaaaaaagaagttaaactATATGGGGAAAAGCTGGGTGGAAGAACTCAAAGGCTGTGAGTAAATGCCTGGATGGGAAGTTGTGCATGTCTGCGTACTAGTGTGGGCTTGCATGTGGTGACCAGAGGTGACCTCAGCTGTCAGTGGTTCTCCACTTTAGATTTTATCTTGAGCTTGTTGTTTTGCTAGACTGGCTGGGAtccttctgtctgcttcctggcgCTGAGGTTGCAGGCACCAGCCCACAAGGCgtagctttttttcttcctcatagGTActtgggtttgaactcagatcctcgtgTTCATGTGGTGAGTAGTACTTCACTGCCTCGGTCATCTCCCTGGGCTCCTGGGCGGAAATTTTTCATCCAAGATACATTTTTCCTTAAATGGTATCTGGGAGGTCCCCATACGTCTAGTGTTAAAGACTGTCATGCCTACCATTCCAAAAGAAGTTCACTAAAATTTGAGAAAGCTTTAAATTAAATTGACAGTATCTTGAAAGTCCTCAAGATGAGGATACGCCTATAACTTATTCTGAAATGATATCACAACGAATTCTGTGTCCCCAAGAGCTGGTCATTGAAATTTTGGGAATTCTGTATACTAATTGCTAAAAACAGTCATCGCAGTAAAGTATGGTGCATAGGATTGCTATTAAATATGTTGAATTGTGAAAAGGTAACTAACTACTGCTTAGTGACTTTCATCATGGCCTGTGCTGTGGAAGTTACATCTCTATGGTCTAGGTCTTTACAAATTTTCCTCGATCTGTGTGCAGTGATATCACATTGGTAGCTTGAAATTGTCCACAGCAAAAATATTTACTGTACAGATTGGCACATGCCATAAATCAAGGCTTGATTACCTGTTGGTCCTCTAGACTTACAATGATGAAAATACAACTAATGTAAACGTGTCATGTCTTTAGCTACTATATTGTgactagttttaaaaaaaaaaatgaagacacactCTTCCATTATTCAAGGTAGTTATCCACCTGATCAAAGGAGTCACTTACTGTAGACATCATTGATGTAAACAGCCAGCACTGTGAAATGCACTTGGTGAGCTTGTGGGTAATTTAACAACACAGGGCTTGTTATGGCCCAATTGAATTTAGCATTTAGGTAGGAAGTATGCAATATAAGTATTATATtgctattctgatttttaaaaaaagtattatgagccgggcagtggtggtgcatgcttttaatcccagcacttgggaagcagaggcacacgatcctgtgagttcaagtccagcctggtctacagagtgattccaggacagccagttctacacaaagaaacctgtgaaagaaagaaagggaaagaaagaagaaaatagtattATGGTATATGATCATTAAAGAAAACGTTTTGTTTTGGAAACCATTCACTACagcatacaattttaaaatacacaatttGGGGATTTTAATAGTCTAGTTACAGATTAGAGATAGTAATATGATTTAGAAAGACACTTAAAATTAGGCCATCTTTGTTATAAACAGATGTTTTCTCTTAGTATATGTCAATCATTTTGATGTATTTAGTTTTTACTGGAAACAGTGTTCATTACCTGATAATAGCAttggaaaaatatagaaatacagggttttatttttacttcactgTTTTCTCTTACATTGAGTTAAAACTGctgcttcttttaatttttgtcaattGATTCTGGAGAAATATAGACACATAGAAATGTGGAAGAAAAAAtgtcacttacacacacacacacacacacacacacacgaacacacacccCTAAATAAGTGCTAGTAAGACATTTTTAATAGAAGAGGAGAGGACAGCTGTATTCAGAAGGCTTCACTGGGGAGGCTGAAATATGGGGATCTTGaattcagggtcagcctgggctctataccaagttccaggccagtctagcCTATGTAGTGAGCCTCTATGTCACCTTAAAAAACAATAGCAacccagaaataaaaacattactgGAGATACTTGATCATGATATATTTTTAGGGTTAAAAAActtaacaacaaacaaactaaaacaaaacaataatgacaacaaaaaaaccaaaccctgcCATGAAAGAGAATCTTCAATGAAGACTGTTCTGGATCAGGTGACGTTAGGATTCTAAGAATCAACAGAGGTGacaggcttctctttcttcttcacatcTCTCCTCTAACGTACATGCTGTGAACTACTAGAGGATATATATGGCTTTGTTATATGTGCCCTTTCTTCTCCTTGTCCTAAGACCTTCATACTTTACAGCACTAGCTTGAGAATTAGAGAACAATCCAGTGTGTCGAGCATACGCCCTTGTAGTTAGCAGTAGTGGGTAAAGATTTACTTACTCTTTCTTAGTTTCTGTTAAATTCTGTTGACGCCGTGGTGGAGGTTGTCAGGGATGGCTAGTGTGAGCTGGCTCACTGTGCATCGGTTCCTGTTCTCCACCCTCTGCCTTCATGCTTGGGTCTGTTTTCTTACTGCTAGAAGCAGAGAAGATTTAGTGTACGTCACTTAAGTGAAGAGGGTTTCAGCTGGCTCTCCTTTATCTGAAATGCTTTGCAGTAGGAGGGTTTCAGGCTTCAGaggtttgtgggggggggggggttgtgttcCTAGAGTGCTAGTATATTGACTTACTGGGTGAACATTCCTAATCCAAAAACAATTCTGAAAGCTCCGAAGCCCAATAGTGAGTGCTGACATACTACTCcaactgttttatattttgaaatttgagATTTTAGATCAGGGATGGTTaagctaaacttttttttttttaatgttatttttgttttgttgacacaAAGCAATGTATGTATTTACAagattcagacagacagacagacagacagacacacacacacacacacacactgtataatgATTGGACCAGAGTAATTCAATACCTTTCTCGTTTTCACtaccccccctttttaaaattagttgttTGATTGTGTAGTTGACACTgaagtcatttctctctctctctctctttctctctctctctccctctccctctctctctctctctctctctctctctctcaaacacacacacacacacacactctgttggCAAGTGTGGGCTTTTGAGGTTCTTGAACATACTCGTCATAGTAAAAATCACTTGAGAATGTGTTAATGGTTATTCCTTATGAGGACTTGATGGCCGTCACTGTTCTCAcaatctgtttttaaattcaaactaaggcaaaattacttatttaaaaagaagaaatctgaggactggagagatggctcagtggttaagagcattgtcttgcagaggacctgagttcaattcacagcactcatatggtggctcacagctatctgtgactccggttccagggcatccagcacactcttctggcctccttgtgtACATAGACATGTgttgcacatatatgtgtgtagacaaaacacttacacacataaagttaaatgtttaagaaaaaaaaaaaaaaaagaggaaacctgggactagagagatggctcagcgtttaagagcactgcttactcttccagaggtcttgagttcagttcctagcgatcacatggtgactcacaatcatctataccctctaatgccctcttctggtatacaggtatacaggtatacatgcagatagagcaatcatatattaaataaataaaatctttttttttttttaaagaggaaacctGGAAGGTAGGGAtaagtggttttaaaaatatgacgAAAGGGTGTCTTTTGCTAAAATCCACGATCTCTTTCATGAGGTTTTGTGAATTTACTTATTGACATGTGTGAGTGCATTAAGTATTTTATGTCAgagtttactttcttttttaagttagtGATTGTTCTACTCactctttacattttgttttttattattaaatctttcattctcttttagATTGCAGCAGTACCATgcagcaagaagcagagagatgcaGAGTTCGAACCAAAAGACCTGACATGGCACTTTATATACCTAAAGCTCGGAGAGGTACAGCACTCAAGTCAGGTGACAAGGAAGAAAGCTATAGACAAGAGTGTCTTCCCCAGAAGATCTCTGGAAATAAAGCCGAGTCTCAAAGACTAAGTGCTTGTTGTGATAGAAAGGAGTGTGACTATAGGGAAGGAAAGAGACCTTCATCAAAATTAAGGAAGGATGGGTACCTTCCAGAAAGGAATAAAGACAAGGTTTGTTCTGAGAGAGGAACTGAAGAGTCCCAAGAAGCCTCATCTGAAGAGCATCAACACAGAGTCTCCCAGGCTGGGGTTGTGGCTAGTAGATCTTTACAAAGACTTTTTAAACCAAAGGAAATGGAGTGTTTGCAGGTTCAGACTGCAGAAGTGACAGGACACCAGGAGTTGCATCTGTTTCCGTCTTGCTCAGAAGTCAGTGCTGCTCAGCTTCCAAACAGACCATTTCAGAACGTGGAACTCTGTGATTTCAGTGGGGAAACTTTTGTAAACAGATATATAGAAAGCAGAATTGAAACTGAGGCCAAAGTTATGGAGCTGgtgtctcagtttccccaagtTGTCACCACTGTGTTGAACCCAGAGGGTATGGCTATACCAGCAACGCCAAGTTCTGATTCTGAAATCGCACCATGCAGCTTGGAAACATCCTGTGGCGTGTCAAAGCACAGTCCTGGTTGCATCTCTGCAGCTTCTGTTCCTGCAGGGCCACAGCATGATGCTGACCCAGCTTTTATAGACTGTGAAGCTGAGAGTGAGGGTGCAGTCAACAATGCAAAGTCTGTCTTGGGTCAGGAAGGTGTAGGTTCCATTCCTGAGACTGTGGGCAACATTTCTCCTAACATGGCTGTAGTCAACAAATCAGAGCACACAAATGGCATCATTGGTCCAACAGTGACTAGACAATGTGACAGTGACAGCTCTGCTGATGAGTTATGTATAAAGTATGAACCCTTTGATAGAGCTGTCTTTGTTCATGAAATAGACACAGATAGTGACACTACCAGCAAGGCATGTGTGGCAGACACTGCAGGTGCAGTTTACGATCATGTAAGTGTAGACAGCCCTTGTGTAGTTGCAGTGAGGGAAGCCGATGAGAGAAGTGGCAGTACAAGTAATTTCTCAGATTACATAGAAACAAGTGCAGATGTAGCCCCTCTCGATGCAGCTCAAAGTGAGAATGACTCTAAAAACATTAGCAGCCCGACTGCTTGCTCAGATATTTATGCTGAGAATATTGCATCTGGTTTTACAGAGTCGACAGGAAAGTTGATAGAGAGTGTGTCGGATTGTGCTTCCTCTTTGCCCATAAAGAAGATTGCTGATAGTAATTGTGCCACTTGTTTGGACTCAGAGCTGAGTGTGTCAAATGGGACAGAAGTACTTCTGGAGAGTGCCTTGGGCAGTGACCTGGATAGTACTAAGGAGATAACAGAAGAATTGCCTGAACTAAGAACTGATGAAACgtttaaaacaaaagaggaagatgaCTCAGAGAATATAGTGTGCGGTGTATCATTTTCTGATAGAGAGTCATCTGTGGAAACAACCGTAGACCTGAAAACAACAGACTCTTCTCGTGTACAAGGAGATGCAGCTGTGGAGGAGAGCTGGGAATCTTTGTTTAATGATGATGGGGACTGCGTAGATCCTCGTCTTCTACAGGAGGTATGCTCGGTTGAAAGGAGGTGATACTTAGGCAGGGAATAAATTTAGCAAGTCTAGATTTGGAAGTATTTCTGATAGacattgtatatatacattcattttcTCACTTTCAATTCAGAGTTCTTGCAATAACAATAACCTGATAGAATTATACATTGAGAAAAGAATATGGAATATGGAAAAGCTAAAATATACCTAATTCTGCTATATCTGTAATTGCTAAGTCCTAAGAGGTGTTATAATGACTAGATAGgtaaaaatattaatagattCTGGAAGCTCATTAAGAAAATACAGAGAGGGAGCTTCAAAAATATCTTTATGTGTTGCAACATGTATTTTCACATGAACCATTTTGGGgaaggaaattatttatttatttatttatttatttatttatttatttatttatttttattaattcttgttacatctcaatggttatcccatcccttgtatcctcccattcttccctccctcccacgttcctcttattcccctcccctatgactgttcctgagggggattacctccccctgtatatgatcgtagggtatcaagtctcttcttggtaacctactatccttcctttgagtgccaccaggtctccccctccaggggacatggtcaaatgtgagacaccagagtacgtgagaaagtcatatcccactctccactcaacagtggagaatgttctgaccgttggctagatctgggtaggggcttaagtttaccgcctgtattgtccttggctggtgccttagtttgagcgggactcctgggcccaaatctgcctatcataatgttctacttgtaggtttctaggaccctgaaggaaataatttataattgctcagttttattttttagtgaaTTTTGGAATGTTGAACGCGGTAGAAGGAAGTAGAGAAGGGAATGAAAGAATACAACTATTTTTTAAGGAGTTGATAGTGAGTTAAATTGAATGCATGAGTATTGCGTACATATCAGGAACTCTATGTAAGGATGTGCTAACTACGCAGAGTTCACAAATACAGAGCGTGTGACCTGAAGGCACTGGACAAGGTCTTGAACTCCACACTCACTTTCATACCTTAGCATTTATTCTCTCTGCCACTTAAATTCTTTATTATAAATTAGAGCCACTGTTTTTAAATGGAGTGCCACTTTCTCATTTCTTATTGTGAGTTCACATGACCTTGGttttggaagagagaaatggTTTGTTTATGAGATCCCCAGGTGGTGGTGATCCTTTAGAAAAGACATCAGGATTTCAGTCCTGTTCTGTCATTGGCAATTGAAGctcttatttttatcatttatgttCTTTTTAACAGACCATGTCTTCACCTTAAAGGTTTTGTTTGAACTACTGAAGAGCTTTTTAAATGCTAAATGATGAGTTTCTTATTTCTAAGAATTAAATCAGGTGCATAGAAAAATAGCACACAGCAGTGAAAGAGACCTCAAGACTGGAGAGGACAGCATATTGGACAGAACTGACTTTCCACTGTCAAACACTCCTTCTTCATTCTTAGCTGTTTACACCAAATTTCATTATTGCTGTAACGAGTGATTCCTGATACCAAGTCAGAAAACATTGTAAACATTCTTAGAATGAAAATACAGAAGAGTAGTTGTAAGTGAACACCAAGATCCTTTGGAAGGTACATCAGATTATATAGAGTGCATTTCTTCATAGCCTGTAAGTGGCTATGAACCAACAGGATACGTATCATCTGGGAACCTCTTAGAACCGCATACTCTTTAGCCCAACAGCTGATCTGTTAGCTTTTTCAAGTGAGTCTGAAACATGTAAATTTTTACAGGATTTGTGTAGAGATCCACATACCTTGAATGGCTTCTGTCAGAATGTGATTGGGGAACTACTGCTAGTGGCAGTTATAAAATCACTGTCAAGCAAGAGCTTGAGGCTCAACTCAGGTTCGGAAATTCTAATGATAAAGGGAGTTACCTGAATGGAGACAACTTACTAAGGTTGGGATCATTGGGAAAAGACAGTCTGAGAAAGGAAACTGCTACAGGAGTTGACAAAAGGCCAACTTGAGACTGGGAGAAAAAGTAACTTTTTGCAAAAGGCAGCTGTGCACTCATGGAAGTGCTCAGTAACTGTTGGAGGATGGAAATGGCCACTTAGAATTGAGGTGCTGTCT is a window of Acomys russatus chromosome 5, mAcoRus1.1, whole genome shotgun sequence DNA encoding:
- the R3hcc1l gene encoding coiled-coil domain-containing protein R3HCC1L, with translation MQQEAERCRVRTKRPDMALYIPKARRGTALKSGDKEESYRQECLPQKISGNKAESQRLSACCDRKECDYREGKRPSSKLRKDGYLPERNKDKVCSERGTEESQEASSEEHQHRVSQAGVVASRSLQRLFKPKEMECLQVQTAEVTGHQELHLFPSCSEVSAAQLPNRPFQNVELCDFSGETFVNRYIESRIETEAKVMELVSQFPQVVTTVLNPEGMAIPATPSSDSEIAPCSLETSCGVSKHSPGCISAASVPAGPQHDADPAFIDCEAESEGAVNNAKSVLGQEGVGSIPETVGNISPNMAVVNKSEHTNGIIGPTVTRQCDSDSSADELCIKYEPFDRAVFVHEIDTDSDTTSKACVADTAGAVYDHVSVDSPCVVAVREADERSGSTSNFSDYIETSADVAPLDAAQSENDSKNISSPTACSDIYAENIASGFTESTGKLIESVSDCASSLPIKKIADSNCATCLDSELSVSNGTEVLLESALGSDLDSTKEITEELPELRTDETFKTKEEDDSENIVCGVSFSDRESSVETTVDLKTTDSSRVQGDAAVEESWESLFNDDGDCVDPRLLQELSGNMKNRKSIQEPRFDYYSHELPDIDLSECEFPHVIEIYDFPQEFRTEDLLRIFCSYQKKGFAIKWVDDTHALGIFSSPITARDALGTKHSMVKIRPLSQATRAAKAKARACAEFLQPAKERPETSAALARRLVISALGVRSKQSKTEREAELKKLQEARERKRLEAKQREDIWEGRDQSAV